One part of the Humulus lupulus chromosome 9, drHumLupu1.1, whole genome shotgun sequence genome encodes these proteins:
- the LOC133800922 gene encoding AT-hook motif nuclear-localized protein 23-like — MVRILAFTFFSLFRIMFSKLISLYSFPFHANRNGHFNADPDDDDDDNNNSGPHSGVGFDLISGHHQNSGNMASRCPKGRPPGSKNKPKPSMIITRESANTLRAPILEVGSGCDIFDSAATYARKRQHGICVLSGSGTVTNVTFRQPAAAGVVVTLHRRFEIISLLGSFLPPPVPPSATSLTVFLAGGQGQVVGGNVVGTLIAVGPAIMIASSFTNVAYDSFFVTFYSFHDMQYIILIT, encoded by the coding sequence ATGGTTAGGATACTTGCTTTTACATTTTTTTCCCTTTTTagaattatgttttcaaaattgATATCCTTGTATAGTTTTCCATTTCATGCCAACCGCAACGGTCACTTCAACGCCGATCCCGACGACGATGACGACGATAACAACAACTCCGGACCCCACTCAGGTGTGGGCTTTGATCTCATCTCGGGTCATCATCAAAACTCCGGCAATATGGCCTCACGCTGCCCCAAAGGCCGACCACCTGGCTCCAAGAACAAGCCAAAGCCATCGATGATCATCACACGGGAGAGCGCAAACACTCTCCGGGCCCCCATCTTGGAGGTCGGAAGTGGCTGCGACATCTTTGACTCCGCCGCCACCTATGCCCGGAAGCGGCAGCATGGGATTTGTGTCCTCAGCGGAAGCGGCACCGTCACCAACGTCACGTTTCGGCAGCCCGCCGCAGCTGGAGTCGTGGTGACCCTCCACAGAAGGTTCGAGATAATTTCCCTTTTGGGATCATTCTTGCCCCCGCCTGTGCCACCGAGCGCCACTAGCCTCACCGTATTCTTGGCCGGTGGACAAGGTCAGGTGGTCGGTGGGAATGTTGTTGGAACCCTAATTGCAGTCGGTCCGGCCATTATGATAGCTTCCTCTTTCACGAATGTGGCTTATGACTCATTTTTTGTTACGTTTTACTCATTTCATGATATGCAATATATCATTTTAATTACATAG
- the LOC133800921 gene encoding ankyrin repeat-containing protein NPR4-like isoform X2 yields MEGTNLHNSTAVLRIHGDEGAEMVKRINAVAPSINGTANAIHINDISSAQPRYSSSDHLLRNNQEVRRMYLAFGVPLYKAALKGEWEIANAILTKDPRLLTASICKGGQNVLHFAAGTKHVHFVEKLVEVMTEEELELTDKKGNTAFCSAVATGAVQVATIMLLKNPRLATIRGGGNERVTPLYLAAIFGRSEMAWCLYPKTQESLEEKDRIGIFFSCIGTSIYDLAIEMLQDEPTLAVARDKDNKTALHLLASTPSAFDNQSSTGWSKLIKSCFNIGFERNLKQSKALELVKCLWGHALDDGDDKVMDLISYPSELLFDATKCGNFEFLAALISSYPDLLWEVDKENRSIIHIAVLYRHANIYNLIHEIGSIKDLLATYDDDQNNNLLHLAARLPPPERLNTVSGPALQMQKELLWFEEVKKIVQPSYMKAKNKQGECPEELFCKEHKRLLREGETWMKHTANSCMLVATLIATVVFAAAFSLPGGNNDKGSPNDLASTSFLIFVLSDGLALLNSIVSMVMFLSILISRYTEYDFLIRLPLKLIIGLTSLFFSMITMMISFSLAFVIAYDHGIKWVPLLISMLAIVPIALFAILKFPLVLDTFSSTYCSGTLFQPRHMLN; encoded by the exons ATGGAAGGAACCAATTTGCACAATTCGACGGCAGTTCTTCGTATACATGGAGACGAAGGAGCGGAAATGGTAAAGCGAATTAATGCTGTTGCTCCATCAATAAATGGAACTGCAAATGCTATCCACATTAATGATATATCTTCAGCTCAACCACGTTACTCTTCTTCTGATCATTTGCTCAGAAACAATC AAGAAGTTAGAAGAATGTACTTGGCGTTTGGTGTACCTCTTTATAAAGCTGCATTAAAAGGTGAATGGGAAATTGCAAATGCAATTCTAACGAAGGATCCGAGACTGTTAACTGCAAGTATCTGTAAAGGAGGCCAAAATGTCCTCCACTTCGCTGCTGGAACAAAGCACGTCCACTTCGTGGAGAAGTTGGTGGAAGTGATGACAGAGGAAGAGTTAGAGCTCACAGACAAGAAAGGGAACACAGCTTTTTGTTCGGCCGTGGCTACAGGGGCCGTACAAGTGGCTACGATCATGCTCCTGAAGAACCCACGTTTGGCAACAATTAGAGGTGGAGGTAATGAAAGGGTGACACCACTCTATTTGGCAGCCATATTTGGACGCTCCGAAATGGCGTGGTGCCTGTACCCGAAAACTCAGGAAAGTCTTGAAGAGAAGGACCGTATTGGGATTTTTTTTAGTTGCATCGGCACTAGCATCTATG ACTTAGCAATTGAAATGCTTCAAGATGAGCCCACGCTAGCTGTTGCCCGGGATAAGGATAATAAGACAGCTTTGCATCTCTTGGCTTCAACTCCGTCAGCCTTCGATAACCAAAGTTCAACTGGGTGGAGCAAACTCATCAAATCAT GTTTTAACATTGGATTTGAAAGAAACTTAAAGCAGTCTAAAGCCCTAGAGCTTGTTAAATGTCTATGGGGGCATGCTTTGGATGATGGGGATGACAAAGTTATGGACCTTATCAGTTATCCTTCGGAGCTGCTGTTCGATGCTACAAAATGCGGAAATTTTGAGTTTCTAGCAGCACTTATCAGTTCTTATCCTGACTTGTTATGGGAAGTTGATAAGGAGAATAGAAGTATAATTCATATTGCTGTCTTATATCGTCACGCAAACATTTACAATCTCATTCATGAGATTGGCTCAATTAAAGATCTTCTTGCTACCTATGATGATGATCAGAACAACAATCTATTGCATTTGGCTGCAAGGCTACCCCCTCCGGAACGACTAAACACTGTATCAGGACCAGCTCTACAAATGCAGAAAGAATTATTGTGGTTTGAG GAGGTGAAAAAAATTGTGCAACCTTCTTATATGAAGGCCAAAAATAAGCAAGGTGAATGCCCTGAAGAATTATTTTGTAAGGAGCATAAGAGATTGTTGAGAGAAGGTGAGACATGGATGAAACATACAGCAAATTCATGTATGCTTGTGGCAACCCTAATTGCTACTGTAGTTTTTGCAGCAGCATTTAGTTTACCAGGAGGTAACAATGACAAAGGGTCTCCAAATGATCTTGCAAGTACCTCATTTCTAATCTTTGTCTTGTCCGATGGATTGGCACTATTGAACTCAATAGTTTCAATGGTAATGTTCTTATCGATCCTCATATCTCGCTACACAGAATATGACTTTCTCATAAGGTTGCCATTGAAGCTTATTATTGGACTAACATCACTCTTTTTCTCAATGATAACCATGATGATATCCTTTAGTTTAGCGTTTGTAATAGCTTATGATCATGGGATAAAATGGGTCCCTTTATTGATTTCTATGCTTGCGATTGTTCCAATTGCTTTATTTGCTATTCTGAAATTTCCCCTAGTGCTTGACACTTTCAGCTCAACATATTGTTCAGGGACACTTTTTCAACCAAGACACATGTTGAACTAG
- the LOC133800921 gene encoding ankyrin repeat-containing protein NPR4-like isoform X1, with protein sequence MEGTNLHNSTAVLRIHGDEGAEMVKRINAVAPSINGTANAIHINDISSAQPRYSSSDHLLRNNQEVRRMYLAFGVPLYKAALKGEWEIANAILTKDPRLLTASICKGGQNVLHFAAGTKHVHFVEKLVEVMTEEELELTDKKGNTAFCSAVATGAVQVATIMLLKNPRLATIRGGGNERVTPLYLAAIFGRSEMAWCLYPKTQESLEEKDRIGIFFSCIGTSIYDLAIEMLQDEPTLAVARDKDNKTALHLLASTPSAFDNQSSTGWSKLIKSCINVSARSFNIGFERNLKQSKALELVKCLWGHALDDGDDKVMDLISYPSELLFDATKCGNFEFLAALISSYPDLLWEVDKENRSIIHIAVLYRHANIYNLIHEIGSIKDLLATYDDDQNNNLLHLAARLPPPERLNTVSGPALQMQKELLWFEEVKKIVQPSYMKAKNKQGECPEELFCKEHKRLLREGETWMKHTANSCMLVATLIATVVFAAAFSLPGGNNDKGSPNDLASTSFLIFVLSDGLALLNSIVSMVMFLSILISRYTEYDFLIRLPLKLIIGLTSLFFSMITMMISFSLAFVIAYDHGIKWVPLLISMLAIVPIALFAILKFPLVLDTFSSTYCSGTLFQPRHMLN encoded by the exons ATGGAAGGAACCAATTTGCACAATTCGACGGCAGTTCTTCGTATACATGGAGACGAAGGAGCGGAAATGGTAAAGCGAATTAATGCTGTTGCTCCATCAATAAATGGAACTGCAAATGCTATCCACATTAATGATATATCTTCAGCTCAACCACGTTACTCTTCTTCTGATCATTTGCTCAGAAACAATC AAGAAGTTAGAAGAATGTACTTGGCGTTTGGTGTACCTCTTTATAAAGCTGCATTAAAAGGTGAATGGGAAATTGCAAATGCAATTCTAACGAAGGATCCGAGACTGTTAACTGCAAGTATCTGTAAAGGAGGCCAAAATGTCCTCCACTTCGCTGCTGGAACAAAGCACGTCCACTTCGTGGAGAAGTTGGTGGAAGTGATGACAGAGGAAGAGTTAGAGCTCACAGACAAGAAAGGGAACACAGCTTTTTGTTCGGCCGTGGCTACAGGGGCCGTACAAGTGGCTACGATCATGCTCCTGAAGAACCCACGTTTGGCAACAATTAGAGGTGGAGGTAATGAAAGGGTGACACCACTCTATTTGGCAGCCATATTTGGACGCTCCGAAATGGCGTGGTGCCTGTACCCGAAAACTCAGGAAAGTCTTGAAGAGAAGGACCGTATTGGGATTTTTTTTAGTTGCATCGGCACTAGCATCTATG ACTTAGCAATTGAAATGCTTCAAGATGAGCCCACGCTAGCTGTTGCCCGGGATAAGGATAATAAGACAGCTTTGCATCTCTTGGCTTCAACTCCGTCAGCCTTCGATAACCAAAGTTCAACTGGGTGGAGCAAACTCATCAAATCATGTATTAATGTTTCAGCTCGGA GTTTTAACATTGGATTTGAAAGAAACTTAAAGCAGTCTAAAGCCCTAGAGCTTGTTAAATGTCTATGGGGGCATGCTTTGGATGATGGGGATGACAAAGTTATGGACCTTATCAGTTATCCTTCGGAGCTGCTGTTCGATGCTACAAAATGCGGAAATTTTGAGTTTCTAGCAGCACTTATCAGTTCTTATCCTGACTTGTTATGGGAAGTTGATAAGGAGAATAGAAGTATAATTCATATTGCTGTCTTATATCGTCACGCAAACATTTACAATCTCATTCATGAGATTGGCTCAATTAAAGATCTTCTTGCTACCTATGATGATGATCAGAACAACAATCTATTGCATTTGGCTGCAAGGCTACCCCCTCCGGAACGACTAAACACTGTATCAGGACCAGCTCTACAAATGCAGAAAGAATTATTGTGGTTTGAG GAGGTGAAAAAAATTGTGCAACCTTCTTATATGAAGGCCAAAAATAAGCAAGGTGAATGCCCTGAAGAATTATTTTGTAAGGAGCATAAGAGATTGTTGAGAGAAGGTGAGACATGGATGAAACATACAGCAAATTCATGTATGCTTGTGGCAACCCTAATTGCTACTGTAGTTTTTGCAGCAGCATTTAGTTTACCAGGAGGTAACAATGACAAAGGGTCTCCAAATGATCTTGCAAGTACCTCATTTCTAATCTTTGTCTTGTCCGATGGATTGGCACTATTGAACTCAATAGTTTCAATGGTAATGTTCTTATCGATCCTCATATCTCGCTACACAGAATATGACTTTCTCATAAGGTTGCCATTGAAGCTTATTATTGGACTAACATCACTCTTTTTCTCAATGATAACCATGATGATATCCTTTAGTTTAGCGTTTGTAATAGCTTATGATCATGGGATAAAATGGGTCCCTTTATTGATTTCTATGCTTGCGATTGTTCCAATTGCTTTATTTGCTATTCTGAAATTTCCCCTAGTGCTTGACACTTTCAGCTCAACATATTGTTCAGGGACACTTTTTCAACCAAGACACATGTTGAACTAG